The following are encoded together in the Vidua macroura isolate BioBank_ID:100142 chromosome 6, ASM2450914v1, whole genome shotgun sequence genome:
- the LIN52 gene encoding protein lin-52 homolog isoform X4, which yields MAAPADGADLETSLLSFEKLDRASPDLWPEQLPGVAEFAASFKSPITSSPPKWMAELENDDIDMLKELGSLTTANLMEKVRGLQNLAYQLGLDECSKKILLPGFISPHHP from the exons ATGGCGGCTCCGGCGGACG GCGCCGACCTGGAGACCTCGCTGCTGAGCTTCGAGAAGCTGGACCGCGCCTCCCCGGACCTGTGGCCCGAGCAGC TGCCCGGCGTTGCCGAGTTCGCCGCCTCCTTCAAAAGC ccCATTACAAGTTCTCCTCCCAAGTGGATGGCTGAATTAGAAAATGATGATATTGATATGTTGAAGG AGTTGGGGAGCCTTACTACAGCTAATCTGATGGAAAAAGTTCGTGGCCTGCAGAACCTGGCTTATCAACTGGGATTGGATGAAT GCAGTAAAAAGATACTTCTTCCAGGATTCATTTCCCCACACCATCCTTGA
- the LIN52 gene encoding protein lin-52 homolog isoform X2, translating to MAAPADGADLETSLLSFEKLDRASPDLWPEQLPGVAEFAASFKSPITSSPPKWMAELENDDIDMLKELGSLTTANLMEKVRGLQNLAYQLGLDEYPTSNSSYFQRLLFSSKLLIMYCAGPG from the exons ATGGCGGCTCCGGCGGACG GCGCCGACCTGGAGACCTCGCTGCTGAGCTTCGAGAAGCTGGACCGCGCCTCCCCGGACCTGTGGCCCGAGCAGC TGCCCGGCGTTGCCGAGTTCGCCGCCTCCTTCAAAAGC ccCATTACAAGTTCTCCTCCCAAGTGGATGGCTGAATTAGAAAATGATGATATTGATATGTTGAAGG AGTTGGGGAGCCTTACTACAGCTAATCTGATGGAAAAAGTTCGTGGCCTGCAGAACCTGGCTTATCAACTGGGATTGGATGAAT ATCCCACCTCAAattcttcatattttcaaaGACTTTTATTTTCATCCAAGTTATTAATTATGTACTGTGCAGGACCAGGGTGA
- the LIN52 gene encoding protein lin-52 homolog isoform X5: MAAPADGADLETSLLSFEKLDRASPDLWPEQLPGVAEFAASFKSPITSSPPKWMAELENDDIDMLKELGSLTTANLMEKVRGLQNLAYQLGLDE, translated from the exons ATGGCGGCTCCGGCGGACG GCGCCGACCTGGAGACCTCGCTGCTGAGCTTCGAGAAGCTGGACCGCGCCTCCCCGGACCTGTGGCCCGAGCAGC TGCCCGGCGTTGCCGAGTTCGCCGCCTCCTTCAAAAGC ccCATTACAAGTTCTCCTCCCAAGTGGATGGCTGAATTAGAAAATGATGATATTGATATGTTGAAGG AGTTGGGGAGCCTTACTACAGCTAATCTGATGGAAAAAGTTCGTGGCCTGCAGAACCTGGCTTATCAACTGGGATTGGATGAAT
- the ALDH6A1 gene encoding methylmalonate-semialdehyde dehydrogenase [acylating], mitochondrial: MAAAARGAWGGRRRVALRLPRRAGAPWITSVAASFSSSVPTTKLFIDGKFIESKTTEWIDIHNPATNEVVGRVPKATASEMEAAVASCKKAFWNWSETSVLSRQQIFLRYQQLIKDNLKEISKLITFEQGKTLADAEGDVFRGLQVVEHACSVTSLILGETMPSITKDMDTYTYRLPLGVCAGIAPFNFPAMIPLWMFPMAMVCGNTFLMKPSERVPGALMFLAKLFQDAGAPDGTLNIIHGQHEAVNFICDHPDIRAISFVGSNQAGEYIYERGSRNGKRVQANMGAKNHGVVMPDANKENTLNQLVGAAFGAAGQRCMALSTAILVGEAQKWLPELVDRAKNLRVNAGDQPGADLGPLISPQAKERVCSLIEKGVKEGASLLLDGRNVKVKGYENGNFVGPTILAKVKPNMTCYKEEIFGPVLVVLEADTLDDAIEMVNNNPYGNGTAIFTTNGATARKYSHLVDVGQVGVNVPIPVPLPMFSFTGSRASFRGDTNFYGKQGVQFYTQLKTIISQWKEEDATIAKPAVVMPTMGN; encoded by the exons atggcggcggcggcgcgcggaGCGTggggcgggcggcgccgcgTGGCGCTCAGG CTGCCGCGGAGAGCCGGTGCCCCCTGGATCACCTCAGTCGCCGCGTCCTTCTCTTCCTCGGTG CCAACAACCAAACTCTTCATTGATGGGAAGTTTATTGAGTCCAAAACTACTGAATGGATTGATATCCACAACCCG gcCACAAATGAGGTGGTTGGCCGTGTACCGAAAGCCACAGCCAGTGAGATGGAGGCAGCTGTGGCTTCTTGCAAAAAGGCTTTTTGGAACTGGTCAGAAACATCGGTTTTAAGTCGGCAGCAAATCTTTCTGCGCTATCAACAACTTATCAAAGACAATCTG aaagaaatttccAAACTCATCACCTTTGAGCAAGGGAAGACTCTGGCTGATGCTGAGGGAGATGTTTTCCGAGGCCTCC AGGTGGTTGAACATGCTTGCAGTGTGACATCCCTCATCCTTGGGGAGACCATGCCCTCCATCACTAAAGACATGGACACTTACACCTACCGCCTGCCTCTGGGCGTGTGTGCTGGCATTGCACCATTCAACTTCCCAGCCATGATTCCTCTTTGGATGTTCCCCATGGCTATGGTTTGTGGAAACACCTTCTTGATGAAACCATCTGAGCGTGTACCAGGAGCACTAATGTTCCTTGCCAAGCTGTTTCAGGATGCTGGTGCCCCTGATGGGACCCTGAATATTATCCATGGACAACACGAAG CTGTGAATTTCATTTGTGACCATCCGGATATCAGAGCAATCAGCTTTGTGGGATCTAATCAGGCTGGAGAGTACATCTATGAGAGAGGATCCCGGAATGGCAAGAGAGTCCAGGCCAACATG GGAGCCAAGAATCATGGTGTGGTGATGCCTGATGCCAATAAAGAGAACACCTTGAACCAGCTGGTTGGAGCTGCTTTTGGAGCAGCTGGCCAACGCTGCATGGCCCTGTCTACAGCAATTCTAGTAGGAGAAGCTCAGAAATGGCTGCCAGAGCTTGTGGACAGAGCCAAAAATCTACGAGTAAATGCAG GAGACCAGCCTGGAGCAGATCTTGGGCCTCTAATCAGTCCCCAAGCTAAGGAACGGGTTTGCAGTCTGATTGAAAAAGGAGTAAAAGAAGGTGCCAGCCTTCTCCTGGATGGACGTAATGTCAAAGTGAAGGGTTATGAAAATGGCAATTTTGTTGGACCAACAATCCTTGCCAAAGTCAAG CCAAACATGACTTGCTATAAGGAGGAAATCTTTGGGCCCGTCCTAGTGGTGCTGGAAGCAGACACTTTGGATGATGCCATTGAGATGGTGAACAATAACCCCTATGGGAATGGAACTGCAATCTTCACCACCAATGGAGCCACAGCTCGGAAGTATTCTCACTTAGTAGATGTGGGGCAG GTGGGTGTCAACGTTCCAATCCCAGTACCTCTGCCCATGTTCTCTTTCACTGGCTCTCGTGCTTCTTTCAGAGGGGACACCAATTTCTATGGCAAACAG ggagTGCAGTTCTATACACAGCTGAAAACTATCATTTCTCAATGGAAAGAGGAAGATGCCACCATTGCCAAGCCTGCTGTGGTTATGCCAACTATGGGAAACTAA